GGACTTTAGCAGTCCGTTCCCGGTATCGCCCCGAACGGCAGTCGTGTGGGCCTGCGGGGCCTGAAGAATCAAGTATATAATATGAAAGCCATGATGATGAAAAAACAGAATGTCGGGAATGCCTGCGGATGGGCGGATCGCCTTGCACGTCTCCTGTTGCTGCCTGCGCTCACGCTCGTTCTGCTTTGCTCGTGCGACGAGGACAAGGCGAAATCCGAAAGACCGGAAGAGGGGGATCAGCTTTGGAAGATCGTGCCCGTTCTTGCATCCGAAAGCGATGGCTTCGAGGGGCTCGGTGAGTATGGGGTGTCGCTCTACCTTTTCAACGACATGTCATCCGACTGCTATAAATACCAGCATGCCGACTCGTTCGGCGATCTCGAACCGTTCGTGGTGGAAAAGGCGGCTTATTCGCTCGTCGCGCTGATGATGGATCGTGAAGTCCCTCATGTTTCCTACGAGGCTTCGGACGAGGCCAAAAAGAACACAACCGTGACCGTAACGGACATGAACGAAGCTATTCCGGATATGGTGCTCGGTACGACGTCCGTTTCCCGGAATGTCGGCGCGACGGTTCCCGTTTCCGACCTGCAACGCCTGGTCGGGGCCTTGGATGTCCGCCTGACCGATGTCCCGAATGATGTCACGGCCGTGGAACTTACCGTGGGCGATCTCTACGACCGGGTTGACCTTACGGGGCAATACGACTTTGCGACGGGGGAGCCCGCTTCGAAGCGAATCGAGCTGACGAAAGAGGGTACAGTTTTTTCAGCCCGGAGTGTGCTGATGCCTTCGGACGAGACGAGGGCCAATGTGAAGATGGATTTTCGGGTTTTCCGGGGCGACGCGTATGAGGATTTCGTCGTACGTCTTTCCGGAAGTATTCCGGCAGACAAACTCACGCGGCTTGAAGGCCGTGCGGAAGAGATCTTGAAGAATGCTGAACTGACGTTGGGTTTGACCTATGCTCCGTGGGATGCGAGCATAACGATCGAGGATCACTTCCAGACCGACGACGACCTGAATAAGGTTTGGTCCTCGGCGCCGCTTCCCATCAGCGGCGCAGCCGATCCCGGATATGACAATTTCTGGGCTTCGTCCGTATTCACCGACTGGGACGGTTCCGTAAAATACGATTCGTATCTTTATGACGGTATCATGGACGGGAGCGACGAGCACAAGGACCTCTATTGGGGCCCCGACGCAGTTGGGGAGGCAGAAAAAGGCACCGTTCCGTCGTGGTATGTGGATTTGGGAACCGGATGTCAGGGCATTACGCTCACCTACTGGAACAAATTCGGAGGCAAAGGCGGCCAGAAGCTCCGCACGATGAATATCTATGGAAGCAATGCTCCGGAGGACTATCGGGGCGGCAACGAAAGTTGGACGCTGATCACGACTTTCACTTCCGACCGGACGAAACCTACGGAAGACGCCGGAGCCGAGGTCACGACCGGGCGGATCGAATTCGACAAGGGAAATGCGACCTACCGGTATGTGAAATGCGAGATCACCTCCCGGGTCGACGCCGACGGCAATGTGGTCGAGGATTCCGATGTGAATGTTGCCGAAGTGCAGATAACCGTGTGGTCCTGTAAATAGGAATGTTTCGGCCCGGCTTGACGGCCGGGCCGTATTTTATGTAAAAATCAATTGGACATGAATGAACGATTGTTGCCGGGACGTATCCGTTCGGGCTGGGGAGTCTCTATTCTTTTTCTTTGTTTAATGGCCCTTTCCGGGTGCTGTTCACACGAAGCGATTCGGGTGAATCTCATTCCGCGCCCGGCGGAAATGGAGGTGCTGTCCGGGTATTTTCAGCCGGGAAACACGACGGTGGACGACTTCACGACCGTAGTTGTGGACAATTCCCGGATGGATGCGCTGGGACGGGAGGGATACGAACTTACGGTCGATCGCTCGTCGGTGAGACTCACGGCCGCCACCCAGACCGGCATTTTCTATGGGAAACGGACGCTGGAACAGTTGATGACCGACAAGGGTATTCCTTGCGTAAGGGTCAGCGACCGGCCCCGGTTTGCCTACCGGGGCATGCACATGGATGTATCGCGGCATTTCTTTCCGAAAAGTCAGGTGCTGAAGATGCTGGACGAAATGGCCCGCTACAAACTCAACGTATTCCATTTCCATCTGACCGATAACGGTGGTTGGCGCATCCGGATCGACAAATATCCGCGGCTCACCGCCGAAGGGGCATTCCGCACGCAGCGGGATTGGTACGCGTGGTGGGACCGGAACGACCGTCGCTATCTTCCCGAGGGAACTCCGGGCGCTTACGGCGGATATTTCACCAAAGAGGACATCCGTGAGATCGTGACCTACGCCGCCGAGCGGCACATTACGGTCATTCCCGAGATCGAATTCCCGGCGCATTCCGACGCCGTGTTCATCGGCTATCCGGAGTTGTGCTGTACGGGCAAACCTTATACGACGGGAGAATTTTGTGTCGGCAACGAACAGGTATATACTTTTATGGAGGATGTGCTTACCGAAGTTATGGAGCTTTTCCCTTCGAAATACATCCATATCGGAGGCGACGAGGCCCGGAAAGTCGCCTGGGCGACCTGTCCGAAATGCCAGGCCCTGATCGAGCGGGAGAGACTTGACGGGATACAGGGACTCCAACCCTATATGATCGCCCGTATCCAGGATTTTCTCGCTTCGAAAGGGCGGGTTATGGTCGGCTGGGATGAAATACTGCACAACGAACTGCATTCCGAAACCTTGGTTATGTCGTATCGTGGACAGAAAGGGGCTATCGAAGCCGCTAATCGGGGCAATTATGCCGTAATGACACCCGGTGAAGTGCTCTATTTCGACTGGTATCAGGCCGATCCTTCCACTCAGCCGCGTGCCATGTACGGATATTCTCCCATTAAAAAGATGTACGCTTTCGAGCCGGTGCCGGCTGATCCGGAATCGGCGGCCCGCAACGAGTCGATCATCCGGGCCGAATTCGTGGACCCTGCGGCCGTGGAGCCGATCCGGGCGGATCGCGCCGACCGCATCGTCGGTGTGCAGGGATGTACGTGGGCTGAATATATCGAAGATGAAGAGCAACAGGAATACATGATCTTTCCGCGTCTGCTGGCTGTGGCAGAATTGGCATGGACACCGCAGGAGAAGCGCGAATGGAGCGATTTCAAAGTCCGGATGAACTCCCATATCCCACTGTTGCAGCAACGGGGGCTAAATACTTTTACGCTGAGCGACGAAGTTGAGATCACGACTCGCATTCGTTCCGGAAATAAAGCGGTTGAGGTGACTCTCGACTGTGAGAAATATCCCGCAGAGATTCGCTACACGTTAGACGGAACCCCGCCGACGCCCGACGCTTCGCTTTACGAAGCTCCTTTTACCGTGACCGATTCGACGGTGGTCCGGGCCGCCGTATGTCGGGATGGAGTGATTCGAAGTCCTGAACGGAAACAATTGGTTACTCTCGCCGCGGAGATCGACAACTATTATCCGTTCGATGTGCCGGAAATCTGGAAAGAATATTTCGATTAATCGTTCCATCGACTATTGTGCGTTATCGCCTTTTCTTTCTGGGCGGCAGACTGTGCGCAGCCTTGAAACGGAGTCGGACGTGGCTGACTTTGGGTTGATTCGGGAAAAGGTCCGGGTGGAGGGAATAACAGACAGCCCTTTTATTTTCGGCCTTCGGATTTTTCCCGTATGCCCTGGCGCGGACGAATATGCCGTTGGGTCGCTCCTGTTCCGAAAGATCGTCTTCATTTCGCAAACAGAAACGACATCGTAATTGACGTTCCGGAGGGGGCAATGCCCGATAAACACACCGGTCGATAACCGATTCGTCATAGATCGCCCCGGAGATTTGCTAGTTTTCAAAATCAAAGATCCCCGGGGCTTATCGTACGATTCAGAAGCGATCGATATTTATGTGAACGGTTCAACATCGCATATAATCGGCTTATCTATCAGGTTCAATCTATTTAGAGACGGGAGAACCAAATATTTAAAGTCATACGCTCTATATTAGTGTACAAGCGTTTGTCAATGTGTTTATGTTCCTCAATATTCCGGAACGATAACCCATATCCTCCGAGATAGTTTTGTTGTTCACGATCATTTGATGGAATATAACCATTGGAGGACTGTCTATTTATCATGGTGAAGTCATTCTAAATAAATTATCCAATTTGAAAAATCGGGACATTTTATTAAATTTGTATTCAATAACAGGAGTTGTTTGACAAGATGGAACGCAGATGCGAACAAATGCATACGACTGTTTCCTAACCATTACCTGCTATATGCAAATAGAGTCATAACTTTTTAAGTTACAACTCTATCTAAAAATGAATGGATAATACCGAAGTACTATCCATGCGCCCCGTTCTTCACGATATACGGAACTCTCCGGCTTAAAATCAAAAATCTGTTTCACGATGCACGGCATCTGTCCCGCATTGTTTGGAAAACGGGTTCGGAACCGGTGCGCATGCCGCCCCCGGTTGCAGCCGGATTCAGTTGAATTCGATGAGGAGATGCGTCGCCCAGAAAGGATCGGGGGCTTCGCCCGGCAGGGGAAGGGGAGGGGCGAGTTCCCCGGGAAAGAGCGTGCGCAGGGCATACCCGGCCTCTCCGGTGCGTTCGAGGATCAGTTGGCAGGCTCCGGTGGAGATCGTGCGGGAGGTGCGGACCGTGCGGACAGGGCATCCGTTGCGCAGGATGTTGCGAACCGTAGCCCGCTCGGCGGGCGTCAGCTCCGCGTCTGCCGCCAGTCCGCTCGTCCCGACGGGTTCGTCGTAGCGGAACGACAGGCGCACCCGGCCGTCGGCTCCGGGGTGCAGGGCGGTGAAAGATTCGGGGAAATCCCGTTGCAGCCGCGCGACGGCTTCCTGCGGAGAAAGGGCGAAAGTGCGGAGGAATTTGGACCCGGGCATGCGTAGCTGGCCGTCGATCGCCTCGTCGGTAAATCCCGCCCGGCGCAGGCTGTCGCGCAGGGCTTCGTCCGCCGTTTCGAAATGGGTCAGGACGTGAAAAAGCGTTTCGGGCGAATAGGATATTCGTTCCATCTCCGATCAGGATTTGTTGCGCCGGTAATGCCAGACGGAGATGCTTGTGATCACGATTGCGGAGAGCAGGAGCGCGGCGAAAATCCGGAACGGGGTCGTGCCGCTTTCCCAGCCGAAATAATCCTTGACCAGCGACGCGCCGTCGTAGGTCGCCGAGCAGACGGTCAGCATCGTCAGGAAGAGGATAAGGCCCGCCAGCCGCCGCTCCGAGTTCTTTTCGAGGCGTTCGGCCTCCTGTTCGAGGTGGCGGTGCAGTTGTTCGCGCTCGGTGGCGATGTCCAGCCCGGTGTCGATGGCCCGGTAGATGAGCTGCGGCAGGAAGTTGTAGGAGATATTCGAGAAGGCGTACCAATGCTCCTGCTCCTTCATTTTGTGGAGCAGCCGGATGGACTTCCGGTCGTTGGCGGCCGAGCGGAATTGCCGGTTGACGACGAAGAGCAGCGTCTTCTGGTAAAGCGCATGGATGTAGATCAGCCGGAAATAGCTGTTGGGCCATACCCACATCTGTGCGGCCGTGCGGCCTTTTGCAACCACAGTGAAACTGTCGACCAGCGCCAGCGCTTTCCAGTTGCGGAATGCCGAAATCGTGTGGGTGCGGATGATCCGGTCGTAATATTCCTGGGAGGGGGAATATTCGTGTTTGTGGTCGGCGACGCAGCCGACGGGGCTCAAGGTTCCCAGTTCGAAGAGCAGTTCGTCCGAGAAGTCGTCCAAAATGAAGATCTGGAAACATTTCAGCTTGTTGCCGGTGAGGGTCAGGCCGGAGAAACGTCCCTGACGCGGGGATTCGGCCGACGGCCGGGGAGGGCACAGCCGCAGGATCTCTTCCAGCAGGGCGAGGTACTCCGGGGCGTCGATCTGCGATTTCAGAATCCCCTGCTCTGCGATCTCATAGCAGGAGGTCTCGCGCAGAATGCCGTGTGCGGCGATCAGCGTGTCGAGCGTCGTTTCAGGCTCTTCGGCGATCTCCATGGCGAAAAGGCAGATGTCGTAGGGGAAGAAGAAGAGGTGGAACCGGCACAGTCTGAAGGCGTATTCCGCGGCGGGGAGCTTTGGGTGGCGCAGCGTGCAGAGCCGGTCGGTTTCCAGGGTCAGGTGCGCCGTGTCGGCATAGACCGCCCCCGAGGTCTGTCCGTCGACCTGCATGAGCGAATCAATGAAACTCTCGTAATAGATGCTGCTGAGCCGTTCGTAGGCCTCGCGGGTCAGGGGTTTTTCCGCCTGCCACCGCTTGTCGGCGGCCTGCACTTCGGAGGCCCGTCCGACGGCGGCGAGGTGGCTGCAGAAAAAGGTATGCGCGTAATGCAGTTTGTTATCCATGGATCGTTGTGGGTTAAAGCAGGGTTACTCGGACGAAGGGATGGCGCCGCTTCGGGTCCCCGGGGTTTTCGATGCGGACGACCGTCACCTCGGATATGGTTGTGCCGGGCTGCGGGATAAACTGGCCGACGCCCGTGAAGAAAAGTTTCATGTCGGCCTTGGAGATCGTGGCTTCGATCCCGGTGTCCCCGAGCAGGACGACGACGCTCTCGTCCGAGGAGCGCCGCACTGTGGCCGGATAACCGCTCCCGACGCCGGGCGTGTGTTTGAGGAAGGGATCGCCGACGGTCTGTCTGTGGCCCAGCAGCAGGCCGCCTTCCGCGGGCGAGAGGTGCAGTATCCGGCATGAAACCTTCTCGCCGCGCTTCCAGACGCCGTGCCACTGGTCGCAGTACTGCCACATGATCTCGGAGCAGTGGAGGAAGCCGACGGCTCCGCCGCAGCGCATCAGGTAGCCGCCTGCGGTCGTCCCCAGCACCGTGCAGGGGAGCGTGTCGCCGGTCTCGCAGGTCAGCAGCGGGTTGGGGGTCAGCGCGCAGGCGTTGAGCGTCGTGTACTTTGTCTTGCCGATGATCTCTTCACCTGTGATGACGGCGTTGATCCGGTCGCCCGGCTGGCACGGCACGTCGGTCGGGCGGTTCCAGTAGAACTCCGAGGACCGGATCGCCGCGTCGTAGAGCCTGCCCCGTTTGGGGAACGTGCAGAACACATGGTGCGCCGTGGCCTTGACTACGGTGCACTGCACGCGGGAGCCGACGGCCAGATCGTTGTTGGTCGTGGGCGTGAGTGAGAATGTGATCTGCCGCTTCGTGAAACGGATGGCGGAAACGTAAACCGTTATGTTCGCATCGCTCCGGATGTTCATGGCCTTGATCTGCGCTTCGCTGACCGGAAGCGTTCCGACGAGTCCGTTGACCCGGACGAGGCACATGCTGGAGATGGTAGGAAACGATCAGGAGATGGCCGATATGTATTTCGAGATGCTGTTCAGCGAGGGAACGAACGTCGTGTCGCAGTTGTCGCTCAAATATGACAGCGACAACCGGGTGACCGCCGTTCAGCAGGGCGAGGGCGCAGACGCTGCCGACTGGTACACGTTCTCCTTCGACGGAGACAAGGTTTCGGCCCTGAACAAGATGTACGAAGACGGCGAACCCGGTATCCGGGCATTCTCCTGGGTGCTCAACGACGGAAAAGTAGAGAGCAGCAACGTCGACTTCATGCGAACCGTCAGCGGCGAAGTCGTTTCGAGACCCGCTGATTTCACCTGGACCTATGATGCCGTTAACGGACAGTGCACCGGCGTCGTTTATCAGAGCACCGGCTCCAATTACGTCTCGTTCGATTTTGAGAACGGGAACTATACGGCGGACGGAATGTTCGAATACGGCGATGCCGGCAAGAAGAACAACATCTTCGGCGTCGATGTGGCGAAAGCCATTGCTGGTGTTACCACCTCGCTGGACGACGATCATGCCCTGGCTTGTTTCCTGGGCTATGACGGAAAGGCTTCGCTCAACCTGCCCACTGCGACGATGTTCGACGCCATGTCGGAAGATGATCCCGCCAAGGCGGTAACCTGCACCCAGGACGGCGAGGGTTACGTGACCGTTGCCAAGTGGGGCGGAGTAGGTATGGATATGATGGGTATCGGAGTCAAGGTCACCTCTGAAACGATATTCGAATTTACCTACGCGGAATAGGCGAAAAGCGCCGATTTCGTTTTACGAGCCGCCCGGGCGATCCGGGCGGCTCTTTTCGTCGCCGTGCGGAGTTTGCGCGTTCTGCAATTTATTTTGCCCGAAGACTTCGTTTGTTGCGCGCAAATAGTTACTTTTGCAGGTATAATCCCAAAAATCCCGTAACGAAATGGAGAATACCATACAACTTCACGACAAGAAGTTCAGAATCATGATCCCCGCCGAGCAGATCGACAAGGCCGTGGATGCCGTGGCGCAGCGAATCAATGCCGACTATGCCGGCAAGGAGACCCCGCTGTTCCTGGGCATTCTCAACGGTTCGTTCATGTTCATGTCGGACCTGATCAAGAAAATCGAATTCCAGAACGAACTTTCGTTCGTCAAGCTGGCGTCGTACGACGGGACCTGCTCCACGGGCTGCGTGAAAAGTCTGATCGGCCTGAACAATCCGATCGAGGGCCGTCACGTGATCATCGTCGAGGACATCGTGGACACGGGCGAGTCGATCGAACACATGATCAAGGAGCTGGAGGCCCGCAACCCGGCGTCGGTCGAGGTCTGTACGCTCTTTTTCAAACCCGGGTCGTACCGCAAGACGCTGCCGATCAAGTACCGCGCCATGGAGATCGGCAACGAGTTCATCGTGGGTTACGGGCTGGACTACGACCAGCTGGGCCGCAGTCTCAAGGATATTTACGTAGTGACGGAGTGATGGCTGCCGCGACCGATCCCGCATGGCTCGACGGCGGGCGAATGCTGCCGCTGGTCGAGGATTTCTACACCATTCAGGGCGAGGGATTCCACGCCGGGAAACCCGCCTATTTCATCCGTCTCGGCGGGTGCGACGTGGGTTGCCGCTGGTGCGACGCCAAGTATACGTGGAACCCGAAACTCTATCCGCCGACCGATGTGCAGACCGTGATCGACCGTGCGATGTCGTGTCCGGCGCAGGCCATCGTCATCACGGGAGGCGAGCCGCTGCTCTATCCGCTGGGCGTGCTCACGGAGACGCTGCGCGAGAGGGGGTTGCAGATTTTTCTGGAAACATCGGGCTCGCACCCTTTCAGCGGTGTTTTCGACTGGGTGTGTCTCTCGCCGAAGCGCCGGCAGCCGCCCCTGGACGAGGCGTTCGAACGGGCCGACGAACTGAAAGTGATCGTCGAGTCGGAGGAGGATTTCGAATGGGCCGAGCGGAATGCCGCCCGCGTAGGCGGAAAGTGCCTGCTGTTCCTCCAGCCCGAGTGGAGCGTCGCCGAAAAGGTCATGCCCGCAATAGTCGAGTACGCCAAGGCGCATCCGCAATGGAATATCTCCATTCAGACGCACAAATACATGCATATACCGTAAAGAGAAGTAATCGGATGATTTCACGCTTGGTCCGCTGTCGATCGCTGTCGTTGCCGCCTGCGGCGTCAGATGCAAGTCTGACCCCATTCCGGCCTTCCCTCGGAGAGGGAGATGGCGTAGGCTTCGGGCGGTTGGCAATACGATAATTCCTTAAATGAAAATTCAGTTCGGCCGCAGGTTCTGGATCGTCGCAACGGCGGTCATCGTTGTCTTCACGGTGTTCGTCGTGGGGCGCAACGCCCTGCATGCCGTGAAGATCAAGCGGCAGATCAACGCCCTGACACGCGAGCAGAGCTATTATTCGGAGAAGATCGCACAGGACAGCACCCTGCTCGAACGGCTGAAATACGACGATTACCTCGAAGAGTACGCCCGGGAGAATTACCACATGCAGGGGCACAACGAACACGTGTACATTATCAGGGAATAGGGCTTTCCGATTTCATAGGGCCTCTTTGCGCTTGCTTTCGTGCAGCGCGAACGGGACGTACTTCAATAACCGCCCGGCAAACGGGGGTGGCTGCAAGCCATCCCCGTTTGCATTAATAGTGCTCGAAGCCGTGCCAGTCCAGCGGTTCGGGTTTTCCGTTGCGGAGCCACACGAGGCCCGGTCCGGAAGTGATGCGGCCGATGGGGTGGAGCGGCGTGCCGAAGCGGATGCGGAAATCAGCGGCGAGGCGTTCGGCGGCCTCCGGCGCGGCGGTGAGCAGGAGTTTGTAGTCCTCACCTGAACAGGCGGCCATGCGGATGTCGGCGCCCGGGGCTGCGGGAATCTGCTCGACGGCGACTTCGGCGCCGACGCCCGAGCGGTCGAGGATATGCTTCAGGTCGGAGGCCAGACCGTCCGAAAGGTCCATCATGGCGCGCACCTCGGGACGGCTGCCGAGCCAGATGCCTTCGGCGACCTGCGGCTGCGGGTTGCGGTGCACGGCGGCCGCGGGGGTGTCGCAGCGTCCCGCGAGGATGTCCTGCAAGCCTGCTCCCGAGGTTCCGAGTTCCCCGGCGGTGAAGATCACGTCCCCGGGGCGTGCGTCGCTGCGTCGCTTGAGGTGCGCGTCGGCTGCGCGGCCGATGGCCGTGACGTTGATCGTCAGGCCCGACAGCGAGCGGGTCGTGTCGCCCCCGGCGAGCGTCACGCCGAACTCCTCGGACAGTTCCCGGTAGCCGAGCATGAACTCTGCGGCCCACGCATCGGCGGCATCGGCCGGAAGGGCGATCGAGAGCAGCGTCGCCACGGGGCGGGCGCCCATTGCGGCCACGTCGCTCAAGTTTACGGCGAGGGATTTGCGTCCCAACTCGCGGGGCGAGGTCGCCGTGCGGAGAAAATGGACCCCTTCGGTCAGCAGGTCCGCGGTGAAGACCAGCGATTCGCCGCCGCCGACAGACAACACGGAGCAGTCGTCGCCGATGCCCTCGAATCCGTTGTCGGGAAGCGGGGCGAAAAGGGTTTTTATGCTGTCGATGAATCCGAATTCGGTCATGGAAGAGTTGTGTTATTGCGCAAAGTTACCGATTTTTTCGGTGAATTTTGCTATCTTTGTCCGGGAATCGCCCGCTTGGGGCGTTAGGTTAATGAATGAAACTATGAAGATATTGATTCTCAACGGACCGAACCTCAATCTTCAGGGGCGGCGCGACACCGGGGTTTACGGATCGCAGACTTTCGAGTCGTATTTCGAAGCGCTGAAAGCGAACTATCCCTCGGTGGAGTTCGGCTACTTCCAGTCGAACATCGAAGGCGAACTGATCGACGCCGTGCAGCAGGCCGACGGCGTTTACGACGGCGTGGTGCTCAATGCCGGCGGGTATACGCATACTTCGGTGGCGCTGCGCGACGCCGTGTCGGCCGTGTCGGTTCCCGTCGTCGAGGTGCACATCTCCTCGATCCTCACCCGCGAGGAGTTCCGCCACACCTCGCTGCTGGCTCCCGTGGCCGCGGGGTCGATCATGGGGTTCGGCCTGAACTCCTATCGGCTGGGCGTGTACGCGCTGCTGACAGGCGCGGAAAAATAGTTGCGTCGGGGCGGAAGCCCGGCAACGCTGCCTTCAAGTCCTCTCCGGGGAGGGATTCGGGGTGGACAGACTTGTGAACGACGCCAACGGCGGCGGCAACACCGCCCGAGAGCGTATCGAAGGATAATATAAACGTAAAAACATAGCTCTATGTATCGCATGAAAAAAACCAAGATTGTCGCTACGATGTCGGATTTCCGCTGCACCGAAGAGTTCGTAAAACAGCTTTTCGACGCGGGTATGGACGTGGTGCGCGTCAATTCGGCGCACGTCTCCGAGGACGGGGCCACGCATATCGTCGAGACGGTGCACCGGGTGAACCCGGCCATTCCGATTATGATAGATACCAAAGGACCCGAAATCCGCGTCACGACGATCGCCGACGAATACGGCAACAGCATCAATTTCCGCCCGGGGGACCGGGTGGCCGTGCGCGGTTCGGACGGCTCGGACTTCACGACCCGCAAGGTGGTCTACATGAACGTGCCGTCGATCGTGAGCGACATTCCCGTCGGGGCGCGGATGCTGATCGCCGACGGCGAGCTGGAAATCCGCGTCGTGGGCAAGAACGATACGGAGCTGGACTGCGAGTTCGTCGTGGGAGGCGCCATGCGTTCGCGCAAGAGCGTCAACGTGCCGGGCGTGTCGATCGACCTGCCGTCGGTGACCGAAAAGGACCGCCGCTTCATCGAATGGGCCGTGAAGAACGACGTCGATTTCATCGCGCATTCGTTCGTGCGCTCGGCGCGCGACATCCGGGCCGTGCAGGATATTCTCGACGCCCACGGCAGCAACATCAAGATCATCTCGAAGATCGAGAACCAGGAGGGACTGGACAACATCGACGAGATCATCGAGGCTTCGTACGGCATCATGGTCGCCCGCGGCGACCTGGGCGTGGAGCTTCCCGCCGAGGTGATTCCCAACACGCAGCGGCGTATCGTCGAGAAGTGTATCTGCGCCAAGCGTCCCGTGATTATCGCCACGCAGATGCTCTATTCGATGGTCAAGTCCCCGCGTCCGACGCGCGCCGAGGTGAGCGACGTGGCCAGCGCCATTTACGAGCGTGTGGATGCCGTGATGTTGAGCGACGAGACCGCCATGGGCGATTTTCCCGTGCAGTCGGTGGAGACGATGGCCCGCATCGCCCGCGAGATCGAGCGCGACGAGACGCATTTCAAGCCGATGATCGACATGGACATGGTTTCGGTGAACCACGAGATCACCGCGCAGCTGGCCCGTTCGGCCGTGCGCGCCTCGACCAACCTGCCGATCAAATACGTGGTGCTCGACACCAAGACGGGCCGCACGGGCCGTTATCTGGCGGCGTTCCGCGGCCGCAAGACCGTGATGGCCGTCTGCTACCAGCTGCATGCGCAGCGGATTCTGGCCCTGTCGTACGGTGTCGTGCCGATTCTCCGGAATCAGGAACTCTCCGACAGATACCATTTCCTGGTCGATGCGCTGGAGTTCCTCGACCAGTACCGCAAACTCGACGACGGGGACCTGATGGCCATCGTGGGCGGCAGTTTCGGTCCCGACGGCGGTGCGTCGTACGTCGAGATCGCCAACGTGCAGAATATCCGCAAGCGTAACGAGGAGATCGTCGCGCAGCACAACTGTTAGGCTGTTGGGCGGCGAACTCAAAGAGAAAGTCGCGCAGGGCGTGGCGTGGAGCATGGCCGAGAAGATCGGCTCGATGCTCCTCGCAATGGCCGTGCGGCTGGTCATCCTGCGCCTGCTGACGCGCGACATACTGGGCTTCATGTCCATTCCGTCGGCCGTCGTGACGGTGCTGCTGGTGATCGTCGACAGCGGGTTCTCGCAGAGTCTGGTCCGCCACAAAGGGCCTTCGCAGAGCGATTACAAGTCGGTTTTCCTCTTCAACATCGCTGTTTCGGCGGTGCTCTACGGGGTGCTGGTGGCCCTGGCGCCCCTTGCGGCGCGCTGGTACGGCATGCCCGAAATCGCGCGGATCGCCCCGGTTTTCTTCCTGCTGCTGCCGCTCAACGCCCTGTGCGCCGTTCAGAATACGATTTTCATCCGGCAGTTCCGTTTCGCGCTGCTCTCGAAGGTGACCTTCCTTTCGTCGCTGGCGGGCGGGCTTACGGCCATTGCGCTGGCGATGGCCGGGTGGGGCATCTGGAGCCTCGTGGCGGAGCGTGTGATCGCGGTCGGGATGCGGACCGCGCTGCTGTGGTGGTTGAGCGACTGGCGCCCCTGCGGCAAGTGCGGGCTGAAGCCCCTGCGCGAGATGGCGCCGTTCGGGTGCAGTCTGATGGTGACGGACCTGATTTCGAATTTCTATAACAAGATACCCCAGTTTTTTCTCGGAAAACTCTATTCGCCCGCGGTGCTCGGATCGTTCGACCAGGCGGTAAAACTCAAGGACATGCCCGCCGCGACGGGCATTCAGGCCGTGCAGAACGTCACGTT
This Alistipes shahii WAL 8301 DNA region includes the following protein-coding sequences:
- the pyk gene encoding pyruvate kinase → MYRMKKTKIVATMSDFRCTEEFVKQLFDAGMDVVRVNSAHVSEDGATHIVETVHRVNPAIPIMIDTKGPEIRVTTIADEYGNSINFRPGDRVAVRGSDGSDFTTRKVVYMNVPSIVSDIPVGARMLIADGELEIRVVGKNDTELDCEFVVGGAMRSRKSVNVPGVSIDLPSVTEKDRRFIEWAVKNDVDFIAHSFVRSARDIRAVQDILDAHGSNIKIISKIENQEGLDNIDEIIEASYGIMVARGDLGVELPAEVIPNTQRRIVEKCICAKRPVIIATQMLYSMVKSPRPTRAEVSDVASAIYERVDAVMLSDETAMGDFPVQSVETMARIAREIERDETHFKPMIDMDMVSVNHEITAQLARSAVRASTNLPIKYVVLDTKTGRTGRYLAAFRGRKTVMAVCYQLHAQRILALSYGVVPILRNQELSDRYHFLVDALEFLDQYRKLDDGDLMAIVGGSFGPDGGASYVEIANVQNIRKRNEEIVAQHNC
- a CDS encoding lipopolysaccharide biosynthesis protein; amino-acid sequence: MGGELKEKVAQGVAWSMAEKIGSMLLAMAVRLVILRLLTRDILGFMSIPSAVVTVLLVIVDSGFSQSLVRHKGPSQSDYKSVFLFNIAVSAVLYGVLVALAPLAARWYGMPEIARIAPVFFLLLPLNALCAVQNTIFIRQFRFALLSKVTFLSSLAGGLTAIALAMAGWGIWSLVAERVIAVGMRTALLWWLSDWRPCGKCGLKPLREMAPFGCSLMVTDLISNFYNKIPQFFLGKLYSPAVLGSFDQAVKLKDMPAATGIQAVQNVTFPALAKIRDDAPKFAEGYRQVVMVVSYVMFPIMLGMSAVARDMFAVLLGEEWMPTVPYFEAVCLAGLFSPIALTAYNVLKARCKGPLIVRLEVVKKIIMTAIFAVTIPHSVMAVVWGLVAIAFCEMAVNFLATTRFTSLTFRRFVRTLLPVALVSGTMYLLVRLTAAAIPGNDLVRLLAELATGVVSYLALSALFRLEAFREVTTIVRRQLKK
- the aroQ gene encoding type II 3-dehydroquinate dehydratase encodes the protein MKILILNGPNLNLQGRRDTGVYGSQTFESYFEALKANYPSVEFGYFQSNIEGELIDAVQQADGVYDGVVLNAGGYTHTSVALRDAVSAVSVPVVEVHISSILTREEFRHTSLLAPVAAGSIMGFGLNSYRLGVYALLTGAEK